From a region of the Candidatus Eremiobacterota bacterium genome:
- a CDS encoding ACT domain-containing protein — translation MTKTTPRICHIGTDFLDNSARVAEMAGKISRWAADGREVTLVVFPGAGDSSTSKALPELKGRLLDRRDSDLLDFCHGIRDAVIMAHMLRARGISARVLSGLSQEPFTARKAKREVLIVAGSFRMNAEGELTPLLSTPPWEINHKAAGGNAPLPGFSGNERSFAEKNRAVSGAIVVVNVVECHVELDGGEDLDEKRLVMLSELAARGISLDMINICYEELYFILLEKYLDKAECILKSQGVSFSLHKGFAKVSVTGIGMKGTPGVMAEIYRALEEGQVNVLRNTDSHITISCLIREEDLPTAIEALMARFHLTHEDIVYENKLQ, via the coding sequence GTGACAAAAACCACGCCCCGCATCTGCCACATTGGAACAGACTTTCTTGATAACAGCGCCAGAGTCGCCGAAATGGCAGGAAAGATCTCCCGGTGGGCTGCCGATGGCAGGGAAGTCACCCTTGTGGTCTTTCCGGGCGCAGGAGACAGCTCCACCTCGAAAGCCCTTCCTGAACTGAAGGGCCGCCTGCTGGACAGGAGGGACTCCGATCTCCTTGATTTCTGCCACGGGATAAGGGATGCCGTTATCATGGCCCACATGCTGAGGGCCCGGGGGATCAGCGCCCGCGTGCTGTCAGGCCTGTCGCAGGAACCATTCACCGCTCGAAAGGCCAAAAGAGAAGTGCTTATTGTGGCCGGGTCATTCAGGATGAATGCTGAAGGGGAATTGACGCCCCTTCTCTCGACACCCCCCTGGGAAATCAATCACAAAGCCGCAGGCGGGAATGCTCCTCTTCCCGGGTTTTCGGGGAATGAGCGCTCCTTTGCGGAGAAAAACAGGGCGGTGAGTGGTGCGATTGTGGTGGTAAATGTTGTGGAATGCCATGTGGAATTAGATGGTGGCGAAGACCTCGATGAAAAACGTCTTGTGATGCTCTCAGAGCTGGCGGCAAGGGGAATAAGCCTTGATATGATCAATATATGCTATGAGGAGCTCTACTTCATCCTCCTTGAAAAATACCTTGACAAAGCGGAATGCATTCTGAAGAGCCAGGGAGTCTCCTTTTCGCTTCATAAGGGCTTCGCCAAAGTATCTGTGACAGGGATAGGTATGAAAGGCACGCCGGGGGTCATGGCAGAAATATACCGGGCCCTTGAGGAAGGACAGGTCAATGTGCTGAGAAACACGGACTCTCACATCACGATCTCTTGCCTGATAAGGGAGGAAGACCTGCCTACGGCCATAGAGGCCCTTATGGCAAGATTTCACCTGACCCATGAGGATATTGTCTATGAAAACAAGCTCCAATGA
- a CDS encoding 3D domain-containing protein: MKKSSVLLACILLSALFLVIPARVSVTFAQQPDDEAVVTVEGEVIKEAVQVGSAENVAPMKKNLLEYRKKREKKGYQAPPGAEKKSFSLNVEARSYCLRGFTSRGVYTRMGVIAVDPRIIPYGSKIYIPGFGWGTALDTGGAIVGRSIDIWMPTYSQCMQWGVRNVTVKVVKP; the protein is encoded by the coding sequence ATGAAAAAGAGCAGTGTTCTGTTAGCCTGCATACTCCTCTCGGCGTTATTTCTTGTAATTCCTGCCAGAGTATCCGTCACCTTTGCACAGCAGCCTGACGATGAGGCAGTAGTGACAGTCGAAGGAGAAGTAATCAAGGAAGCCGTCCAGGTCGGCAGCGCTGAAAACGTTGCCCCTATGAAAAAGAATCTGCTTGAGTACAGAAAAAAGAGAGAGAAAAAAGGATACCAGGCCCCTCCCGGCGCTGAGAAAAAGTCATTTTCCCTCAATGTTGAAGCCCGTTCCTACTGCCTCAGGGGCTTCACCTCAAGGGGAGTCTACACGAGAATGGGAGTTATTGCCGTCGATCCCCGCATCATACCATACGGGTCCAAGATTTATATCCCCGGATTCGGCTGGGGGACGGCTCTGGACACGGGGGGAGCCATTGTGGGCCGCTCGATAGATATCTGGATGCCTACCTATTCGCAGTGCATGCAGTGGGGAGTGCGGAACGTGACGGTAAAAGTGGTGAAGCCCTGA
- a CDS encoding zinc ribbon domain-containing protein, giving the protein MKKVHGNNYKDLQVASMQICSQCGAQCDEKSTKCGKCGFPLDSGQGPVTDAEGGANNDTDDESAAIPQYSVPLSILVSDAHTLIYSWLEAQQQDTYERENFHILRMNKKYYGCWLFWYIVSENGDKCTGLSMEKSDLEAPQETQKRTKIILVPGSNEIPQEVVKLSVHYDFMELCELDEKVVDSSEFVVPTLDESEAQKKALEKLKAEEPALFDYQGRLQESAKLSHSVSVFLPVWEGAYDYRGGREYTFFINGQKGQIEGEEFTKDRNSYLAKVAPYSWHLAALVTLLLIAFLFITRNYTLRDDHGPSPGISVTAPASPAATVSVSPAAQTPGTLSPSPGSSLPVMGLSPSPGGSPPGDEDSRNALNAVLENIKAIDSKDFAKVLALRSDRIRKEKDAAFYENRYLDNMSLKVVEYKVESCTPEEARITVVTEAEDRYGSKTRRITSDIKFILIRESGDWRIDDSTERTVKIIEE; this is encoded by the coding sequence ATGAAGAAGGTTCATGGCAATAACTATAAAGATTTACAGGTAGCGAGCATGCAGATCTGTTCTCAATGTGGAGCCCAGTGCGATGAAAAGAGCACGAAATGCGGGAAGTGCGGGTTCCCGCTTGACAGCGGCCAGGGCCCCGTGACAGATGCGGAGGGGGGCGCAAATAACGATACTGATGACGAGTCTGCAGCAATTCCGCAGTATTCGGTGCCTCTCTCCATACTTGTATCCGATGCCCATACCCTGATTTACAGCTGGCTCGAGGCACAGCAACAGGACACCTATGAGCGTGAGAACTTCCATATTCTCAGGATGAACAAGAAATATTACGGGTGCTGGCTCTTCTGGTACATTGTATCAGAGAACGGTGACAAATGCACGGGCCTCTCAATGGAAAAGAGCGACCTGGAGGCTCCCCAGGAGACCCAGAAAAGAACAAAAATCATCCTCGTTCCGGGAAGTAATGAAATTCCCCAGGAAGTGGTAAAGCTTTCTGTCCATTATGATTTCATGGAGCTCTGCGAACTCGACGAGAAGGTGGTGGACTCGTCTGAGTTCGTAGTCCCGACCCTTGATGAGAGCGAGGCCCAGAAGAAAGCTCTTGAGAAGCTGAAGGCTGAGGAGCCCGCTCTTTTTGATTATCAGGGGAGGCTCCAGGAATCGGCAAAGCTCTCTCACAGCGTCTCGGTGTTTCTTCCCGTGTGGGAAGGCGCCTATGACTATCGGGGCGGCAGGGAATACACCTTCTTCATCAACGGGCAGAAAGGCCAGATAGAAGGCGAGGAGTTCACCAAGGACAGGAACAGTTACCTGGCAAAGGTGGCTCCCTATTCCTGGCACCTTGCCGCCCTTGTCACACTCCTTCTAATCGCTTTTCTCTTCATCACAAGGAACTACACCTTAAGGGATGACCATGGGCCTTCCCCCGGCATTTCCGTCACAGCGCCAGCCTCGCCTGCGGCAACAGTGTCAGTTTCTCCCGCCGCACAGACTCCCGGCACACTTTCGCCCTCCCCGGGGAGCTCTCTCCCTGTCATGGGCCTCTCACCGTCGCCGGGTGGTTCTCCCCCTGGCGATGAGGATTCCCGGAATGCTCTGAATGCTGTCCTGGAGAACATCAAAGCCATTGACAGCAAGGATTTCGCGAAGGTCCTGGCCCTCCGCTCCGACAGGATAAGGAAGGAAAAAGATGCCGCCTTTTACGAAAACCGTTATCTGGACAATATGTCCCTGAAAGTTGTTGAATACAAGGTGGAATCCTGCACTCCCGAAGAGGCTAGAATCACTGTGGTCACAGAAGCGGAAGACAGGTACGGGAGCAAAACCAGAAGAATAACCTCGGATATCAAGTTTATCCTTATCAGGGAAAGCGGTGATTGGCGCATTGATGATTCAACGGAGAGAACCGTGAAGATAATCGAGGAATAA